A portion of the Tenacibaculum todarodis genome contains these proteins:
- a CDS encoding prephenate dehydrogenase, with protein sequence MKNIYLIGVGLIGGSFAIDIKKNNPETVIYGIDANEDHLDEALAIGIIQEKAVLDDIEKADLVIVSIPVDATVKLLPTILDKISDTGLVVDAGSTKEAICKAVEHHPKRRNYLACHPIAGTENSGPTAAISGLYVGKTNIICEVEKTTFKLQEKALKLFTEIGMRIRYMDAVSHDKHIAYVSHLSHISAFMLGKTVIDKERNERDIFDMAGSGFRSTVRLAKSSPAMWTPIFEQNKENVIETLEEYISNLQHFKKLMEQDNFSEIFNEMENTNYIKQILNGIN encoded by the coding sequence ATGAAAAACATTTACTTAATTGGTGTTGGTTTAATTGGCGGTAGTTTTGCTATCGATATAAAAAAGAACAATCCAGAAACTGTAATTTATGGAATAGATGCCAATGAAGATCATTTAGATGAAGCATTAGCAATAGGTATTATTCAAGAAAAAGCAGTTTTAGACGATATTGAAAAAGCAGACTTGGTAATTGTGTCAATTCCGGTAGATGCAACAGTAAAATTATTGCCAACAATTTTAGATAAAATTTCGGATACTGGACTAGTTGTAGATGCTGGTTCAACAAAAGAAGCAATTTGTAAAGCGGTTGAACATCATCCTAAAAGAAGAAATTATTTAGCATGTCATCCAATTGCAGGAACAGAAAATTCTGGGCCAACAGCAGCTATTTCTGGCTTATACGTTGGTAAAACGAATATTATTTGCGAAGTGGAAAAGACAACTTTTAAATTACAAGAGAAAGCTTTAAAGCTTTTTACCGAGATTGGAATGCGTATTAGATACATGGATGCAGTTTCGCATGATAAACATATTGCCTATGTTTCGCACTTATCTCACATAAGCGCGTTCATGTTAGGAAAAACAGTAATAGATAAAGAAAGAAACGAACGTGATATTTTTGATATGGCAGGTTCAGGTTTTAGATCTACAGTTCGTTTGGCAAAAAGTAGTCCAGCAATGTGGACACCAATTTTTGAGCAGAATAAAGAAAACGTAATAGAAACATTAGAAGAATACATCAGTAATTTACAACATTTTAAAAAACTGATGGAACAAGATAATTTCTCCGAAATTTTTAACGAAATGGAGAACACAAATTATATAAAACAAATATTAAACGGCATAAACTAA
- a CDS encoding bifunctional 3-deoxy-7-phosphoheptulonate synthase/chorismate mutase type II: MKNTKELRTWLDDMKLDHPLVIAGPCSAETEEQVLKIAHELKDSDVNYFRAGIWKPRTRPGNFEGVGALGLKWLQKVKAETGMKTCTEVANTAHVKLALEHDIDLLWIGARTAVSPFIMQELADALHGTDKIVLVKNPINPDLALWLGGIERLYTADIKNLGAIHRGFSTYEKSKYRNVPEWQIAIEFQNRFPDLPLINDPSHITGNREMIFDVSQTALDLNFDGLMIETHYDPDNAWSDAAQQVTPTKLKQIMEDLKIRKQTETDSSYRDSLENLRAQINVVDGQLIEMMGKRMQVADQIGALKKEQNVAVLQSRRWNEILGNMILEGESKGLSEEFVLRMFKAIHQESINHQEKIIKG; this comes from the coding sequence ATGAAGAATACAAAAGAATTAAGAACATGGTTGGACGATATGAAATTAGATCATCCACTAGTAATAGCAGGGCCTTGTAGTGCAGAAACCGAAGAACAGGTTTTAAAAATTGCACACGAATTAAAAGATTCTGATGTAAATTATTTCCGTGCCGGAATTTGGAAACCAAGAACAAGACCAGGAAATTTTGAAGGAGTAGGAGCTTTAGGTTTAAAATGGTTACAAAAAGTAAAAGCAGAAACAGGTATGAAAACCTGTACAGAAGTTGCAAATACAGCACACGTAAAGTTAGCTTTAGAGCACGATATCGATTTATTATGGATTGGTGCTCGTACAGCAGTTTCTCCATTTATAATGCAAGAACTAGCAGATGCTTTACACGGAACGGATAAAATTGTATTGGTTAAAAACCCAATAAATCCAGATTTAGCTTTATGGTTAGGTGGTATTGAAAGATTATACACTGCAGATATTAAAAATTTAGGAGCAATCCACAGAGGTTTTTCTACTTATGAAAAATCTAAATACAGAAACGTCCCAGAATGGCAAATTGCAATTGAATTTCAAAACAGATTTCCAGATTTACCTTTAATTAACGATCCATCACACATTACAGGAAACAGAGAAATGATTTTTGACGTTTCTCAAACCGCTTTAGATTTAAATTTCGATGGATTAATGATAGAAACTCATTACGATCCAGATAACGCTTGGTCTGATGCTGCACAGCAAGTAACACCAACAAAGTTGAAGCAAATAATGGAAGATTTAAAGATTAGAAAACAGACAGAAACCGATTCTAGTTACAGAGATTCATTAGAAAATTTAAGAGCCCAAATTAATGTTGTAGACGGTCAGTTAATAGAAATGATGGGTAAAAGAATGCAAGTTGCCGACCAAATTGGAGCGCTTAAAAAAGAGCAAAATGTAGCCGTTTTACAATCTAGACGTTGGAATGAAATTCTTGGAAACATGATCTTAGAAGGAGAAAGCAAAGGTTTAAGTGAAGAGTTTGTGTTAAGGATGTTTAAAGCAATTCACCAAGAATCAATCAATCATCAAGAAAAAATTATTAAAGGATAA
- the rsgA gene encoding ribosome small subunit-dependent GTPase A translates to MTGIVYKSTGSWYQVKSHEGEFYNCRMKGKFRLKGIKSTNPIAVGDVVDFELETKNDEETGVINNIHERKNCIERKSVNLSKQTHIIASNIDQVFLLITINNPPTFTTFIDRFLVSTRAYRIDTILVFNKIDSYQIEERAEILYLKDVYEAIGYRCVEVSATQNKNVDTIKEMMTGKTSMFVGHSGVGKTTLVNAIEPSLDLKTKAISEQHKQGQHTTTFAELFELSFDAKIIDTPGIKGFGVVDIDKEELGDYFPEFFALKEHCKFNNCIHVKEPNCAVKDALEEETISWSRYKSYLQILEGEEEHYRTDIWE, encoded by the coding sequence ATGACAGGAATCGTATACAAATCTACAGGAAGTTGGTATCAAGTAAAATCTCACGAAGGAGAATTTTATAACTGCCGTATGAAAGGAAAATTCCGATTAAAAGGAATTAAAAGCACTAATCCAATTGCGGTTGGAGACGTTGTAGACTTTGAGTTAGAAACCAAAAACGATGAAGAAACAGGTGTAATTAACAACATACACGAACGTAAAAACTGTATTGAACGAAAATCGGTAAATTTATCTAAGCAAACCCATATAATTGCGTCTAATATAGATCAAGTTTTTTTGTTGATTACCATTAACAATCCACCAACATTTACCACATTTATAGATCGTTTTTTAGTGTCAACAAGAGCCTATAGAATAGATACCATTTTAGTGTTTAATAAAATTGATAGCTACCAAATAGAAGAACGAGCTGAGATTTTATATTTAAAAGATGTGTATGAAGCTATTGGTTATAGATGTGTTGAGGTTTCTGCTACACAAAATAAAAATGTAGACACTATAAAAGAAATGATGACTGGTAAAACATCTATGTTTGTTGGTCATTCCGGAGTAGGTAAAACAACGTTGGTAAATGCTATTGAGCCAAGTTTAGATTTAAAAACCAAAGCAATTTCTGAACAACACAAGCAAGGACAACACACCACAACCTTTGCGGAGCTTTTTGAATTAAGTTTCGATGCTAAAATTATTGACACACCCGGAATTAAAGGTTTTGGAGTTGTAGATATAGACAAAGAAGAACTAGGTGATTACTTTCCTGAGTTTTTTGCCTTAAAAGAACACTGTAAGTTTAATAACTGTATACATGTAAAAGAACCAAATTGTGCAGTAAAAGACGCATTAGAAGAAGAAACTATTTCTTGGTCTCGTTATAAAAGTTACCTACAAATTTTAGAAGGAGAAGAAGAACATTACAGAACCGATATTTGGGAGTAA
- the accD gene encoding acetyl-CoA carboxylase, carboxyltransferase subunit beta, whose protein sequence is MSWFKRTDKGIQTPTEHKKDTPKGLWYKTPSGKIIDTEELKENLYVSPEDGYHVRIGSKQYFELFFDENKFTELDEKLTSKDPLKFEDTKKYPERVKAAQKKTGLKDAVRTAVGKSNGKDLVIASMDFAFIGGSMGSVVGEKIARAIDYAIKNKLPFLMVSKSGGARMMEASLSLMQLVKTSTKLAQLAEAKLPYISLCTDPTTGGTTASFAMLGDINIAEPNALIAFAGPRVVKDTTGKDLPEGFQRSEFVLEHGFLDAIYERKDLKKQVNLYIDLIQNQPVRA, encoded by the coding sequence ATGTCTTGGTTTAAACGTACAGATAAAGGAATTCAAACTCCTACAGAACATAAAAAAGATACACCTAAAGGCTTGTGGTATAAAACACCAAGCGGAAAAATAATAGATACCGAAGAACTTAAAGAAAACTTATATGTAAGTCCAGAAGACGGTTACCATGTAAGAATTGGAAGTAAACAATATTTTGAGTTATTTTTTGACGAAAATAAATTTACCGAATTAGATGAAAAATTAACATCTAAAGACCCTTTAAAGTTTGAAGACACCAAAAAATATCCAGAAAGAGTAAAAGCTGCACAGAAAAAAACAGGATTAAAAGACGCTGTAAGAACAGCTGTAGGTAAATCCAACGGAAAAGATTTAGTTATTGCTTCTATGGATTTTGCTTTTATTGGTGGTTCTATGGGATCTGTAGTTGGAGAAAAAATAGCAAGAGCTATAGATTACGCAATAAAAAATAAGTTACCATTTTTAATGGTATCAAAGTCTGGTGGAGCACGTATGATGGAAGCTTCGCTTTCTTTAATGCAATTAGTTAAAACTTCTACAAAATTAGCACAATTAGCAGAAGCTAAATTGCCTTATATATCACTATGTACAGATCCAACAACTGGAGGTACAACAGCATCATTTGCAATGTTAGGAGATATAAATATTGCAGAGCCAAACGCATTAATTGCCTTTGCAGGACCAAGAGTTGTAAAAGACACAACGGGTAAAGATTTACCTGAAGGTTTCCAACGTTCTGAGTTTGTTTTAGAGCATGGTTTCTTAGATGCGATTTACGAACGTAAAGACTTAAAAAAACAAGTTAATTTGTATATAGATTTAATACAAAACCAACCTGTTAGAGCATAA
- the fbaA gene encoding class II fructose-bisphosphate aldolase: MIKPGVATGTEVQEIFNLAKEKGFALPAVNVVGSSTINGVLETAKELNAPVIIQFSNGGAQFNAGKGLANENQKAAIAGAVAGAKHIHELSVAYGVPVILHTDHAAKKLLPWIDGLLDASEQHFKETGKPLYSSHMIDLSEEPLEENIEICKKYLARMSKMGMTLEIELGITGGEEDGVDNSDVDISKLYTQPEEVAYAYEELMKVSPQFTIAAAFGNVHGVYKPGNVKLTPKILKNSQEFITKKYGVEENHIDFVFHGGSGSTLEEIREAIGYGVIKMNIDTDLQYAFTEGVRDYMHEKAAFIASQIGNPDGADKPNKKYYDPRKWLRLGEETFKTRLKQAFSDLNNVNTL, translated from the coding sequence ATGATTAAACCAGGAGTTGCCACAGGTACAGAAGTTCAAGAAATTTTTAACCTTGCCAAAGAAAAAGGATTTGCATTACCAGCAGTTAATGTTGTAGGTTCTAGCACAATTAATGGCGTTTTAGAAACAGCAAAAGAACTAAATGCCCCAGTAATTATTCAATTTTCTAATGGTGGAGCACAATTTAACGCAGGTAAAGGTTTAGCTAACGAAAATCAAAAAGCAGCCATTGCAGGAGCAGTTGCAGGCGCAAAACATATACATGAATTATCAGTAGCTTATGGAGTTCCGGTAATTTTACATACAGACCATGCAGCAAAAAAATTATTGCCTTGGATCGATGGTTTATTAGATGCTTCCGAACAACACTTTAAAGAAACTGGTAAACCTTTATATAGCTCACATATGATTGATTTAAGTGAAGAACCACTTGAAGAAAACATAGAAATTTGTAAAAAATATTTAGCTCGTATGAGCAAAATGGGCATGACTTTAGAAATAGAGTTAGGTATTACAGGTGGTGAAGAAGACGGTGTAGATAATTCGGATGTAGATATTTCTAAACTATACACACAACCAGAAGAAGTTGCCTATGCTTATGAAGAATTAATGAAAGTTTCTCCACAATTTACCATTGCAGCAGCATTTGGTAACGTACACGGAGTTTACAAGCCAGGTAATGTAAAATTAACGCCAAAAATCTTAAAAAACTCTCAAGAATTTATCACAAAAAAATATGGTGTAGAAGAAAATCATATCGATTTTGTTTTTCACGGTGGTTCAGGTTCTACTTTAGAAGAAATTAGAGAAGCAATTGGTTACGGAGTTATAAAAATGAATATTGATACCGATTTACAATATGCATTTACAGAAGGAGTTAGAGATTACATGCATGAAAAGGCAGCTTTTATAGCATCTCAAATTGGTAATCCAGACGGAGCAGATAAACCAAATAAAAAATATTACGACCCAAGAAAATGGTTACGTTTAGGTGAAGAAACATTTAAAACACGTTTAAAACAAGCGTTTTCAGACTTAAACAATGTAAATACACTTTAA
- a CDS encoding BamA/TamA family outer membrane protein, protein MKKLSFYILLVLLVTSCNSIKRVAEGEQLLTKNTIFVDDKKTSGTEDYNYVIQRPNAKALGIPLSLYFYNLGNPDGSKNSAEWEKRHPKTYKFFKNVFSEKQSIGVAKSFIGINNWFLTSGQAPVIIDDIKINRTVNELKSYYFTEGYFQAEVTSKRDTVGTKKGAVNYYIGKGKATFLDSISKKIMSPVLDSIYEENKKYTFLKSGDQYNNSNFENEAKRITKLYRNNGVYHFNLNSIGFHEIDTASVNYKTNVDLKISDRIIEEDGDYFYKPYKIQKIKKINVYTDYTYSDKDKKIKDSLSYKGVSYLAHDKLKYNPKYLSQSLFIHPNEIYSDSLRNLTRSHLRGLKNFKTNTIKYRELNDDELEANIYLTPIEKYTLGFETELSRSNIRNFDVSGKFSILNRNTFRGAEIFKLSVSGSYFNSNNGPGWELGTDLSLEVPRFMAPFGLNKLVPKRMSPTTSFYTGLVVQRNIGLDKQNINVGVNYKWNYNSKKTLQLEVLNAQYIRNLNVDNYFNVYASEYSKLNTVAQTFYNDPTYQLSVPNEVLSFMSMVATDTSFATNNPIESQSNLNILNRYNIISSDFLIPVIAYNFTYNNQSNYEDQDFSYFRIRIANSGNVMGLLSNQTNNRNQKTVFKIPVAQYFKTDIEYKKFWQLGENSVLGFRAFTGVIMPYGDSDIPFSKSYFAGGSNDIRAWKTYDLGPGTRQQGLEYNIGSFKFLSSLEYRFDLVGSLKSAIFIDAGNIWDITGQDFIDDASKFNGFSSIKDLAVGAGFGLRYDFKFLVARLDLGFKAHEPYLSGNRWFRNFNFGNTVYNIGINYPF, encoded by the coding sequence ATGAAAAAACTTTCTTTTTACATACTTCTTGTACTTTTAGTAACCTCGTGTAATTCTATAAAACGAGTTGCAGAAGGAGAACAGTTACTTACAAAAAACACAATTTTTGTTGATGATAAAAAAACATCAGGCACAGAAGACTATAATTATGTAATTCAACGCCCTAACGCTAAAGCACTTGGAATACCTTTATCACTCTATTTCTACAACTTAGGTAATCCAGATGGTTCAAAAAATTCAGCTGAATGGGAAAAAAGACATCCAAAAACATATAAATTTTTTAAAAACGTATTTTCAGAAAAGCAAAGTATTGGTGTAGCAAAATCTTTTATTGGTATAAATAATTGGTTTTTAACTAGCGGACAAGCACCTGTTATTATAGATGATATTAAAATTAATAGAACTGTAAATGAATTAAAATCATATTATTTTACAGAAGGCTATTTTCAAGCAGAAGTAACCTCAAAAAGAGATACCGTTGGCACAAAAAAAGGAGCTGTAAATTATTATATAGGAAAAGGAAAGGCTACATTTTTAGATAGTATTTCTAAAAAAATAATGTCTCCCGTTTTAGATTCTATTTATGAAGAAAACAAAAAATATACTTTTTTAAAATCTGGGGATCAATACAATAACAGTAATTTTGAAAACGAAGCAAAACGTATTACAAAGCTTTATAGAAACAATGGTGTTTATCATTTTAACCTTAATTCAATTGGTTTTCATGAAATTGATACGGCAAGTGTAAATTACAAAACAAATGTAGATTTAAAAATTTCAGATAGAATTATTGAAGAAGATGGCGACTATTTTTATAAGCCTTATAAAATTCAGAAAATAAAAAAGATAAATGTTTATACAGACTACACGTATTCTGATAAAGACAAAAAAATTAAAGATTCTTTATCTTACAAAGGCGTATCTTATTTAGCGCATGATAAATTAAAATACAACCCAAAATACTTATCTCAATCATTATTTATTCATCCAAATGAAATTTATTCAGATTCTTTAAGAAATTTAACTAGAAGCCATCTACGTGGGTTAAAAAATTTTAAAACTAATACAATTAAATATCGTGAATTAAATGATGATGAACTTGAAGCCAATATTTATTTAACTCCAATTGAAAAATATACGTTAGGTTTTGAAACAGAACTTTCTAGATCTAATATTAGAAATTTTGATGTTTCTGGTAAGTTTTCAATATTAAATAGAAACACATTTAGAGGCGCAGAAATATTTAAACTATCCGTTTCCGGTTCTTATTTTAATTCTAATAATGGTCCTGGTTGGGAACTTGGTACAGATTTATCATTAGAAGTACCTCGTTTTATGGCTCCTTTTGGGTTAAACAAGTTAGTTCCAAAAAGAATGTCACCAACAACCAGTTTCTATACAGGTCTTGTCGTACAACGTAATATTGGTCTAGATAAACAAAATATTAATGTCGGTGTAAATTACAAATGGAATTATAACAGTAAAAAAACACTGCAATTAGAAGTCTTAAATGCACAATACATTAGAAACCTAAATGTAGATAATTACTTTAATGTTTACGCATCTGAATACAGTAAATTAAATACCGTAGCACAAACATTTTATAATGACCCAACGTATCAATTAAGTGTGCCAAATGAAGTATTAAGTTTTATGAGTATGGTAGCAACAGACACTTCATTTGCTACCAATAACCCTATAGAATCTCAAAGTAATTTAAATATCTTAAATCGTTATAATATTATTTCTTCAGATTTCTTAATACCGGTTATCGCATACAATTTCACTTACAACAACCAAAGTAATTATGAAGATCAAGACTTTTCATATTTTAGAATTAGAATAGCAAATTCTGGAAATGTAATGGGTTTACTTTCCAATCAAACAAATAATAGAAATCAAAAAACAGTATTTAAAATTCCGGTTGCACAATACTTTAAAACAGATATTGAATACAAGAAATTCTGGCAACTAGGAGAAAATTCTGTATTAGGTTTTAGAGCTTTTACAGGTGTTATTATGCCTTATGGAGATTCTGACATTCCTTTTTCTAAAAGTTATTTTGCAGGTGGTTCTAATGATATTAGAGCTTGGAAGACTTATGATTTAGGACCCGGAACAAGACAACAAGGTTTAGAATATAATATTGGAAGCTTTAAATTTTTATCCTCTCTAGAATATCGTTTCGATTTAGTTGGAAGTCTAAAAAGTGCTATTTTTATAGACGCTGGTAACATTTGGGATATTACAGGTCAAGATTTTATAGACGATGCATCTAAATTTAACGGCTTTTCTTCAATAAAAGATTTAGCTGTAGGAGCTGGTTTTGGACTTCGATATGATTTTAAATTCTTAGTAGCACGTTTAGATTTAGGTTTTAAAGCACACGAACCTTATTTAAGCGGAAATAGATGGTTTAGAAACTTTAATTTTGGTAATACCGTCTACAATATTGGTATTAACTATCCATTTTAA
- a CDS encoding TrmH family RNA methyltransferase has product MSLSKNHIKLITSLQQKKYRQKHKLFIAEGIKVVEELLKSSLVLEKLFVTNECSFDIPVDKTFEVSDVELKKISQLKTPNKVLGLFQIPEQKLLKNNGLVIALDAINDPGNLGTIIRLCDWFGVEQLLCSKDTVDCYNAKVVQASMGSLTRIQINYVDLNSYLSETKLPTFIADMDGENVYKSQLPKEGVLIMGNEANGVSKEIKELAKNVVSIPRFGVKQETESLNVATATAILLSEFRR; this is encoded by the coding sequence ATGAGTTTATCAAAAAATCATATTAAACTAATAACAAGTTTACAGCAAAAAAAGTATCGTCAAAAGCATAAATTATTTATTGCTGAAGGGATAAAAGTCGTTGAAGAATTACTGAAATCCTCTTTAGTTTTAGAGAAGTTGTTTGTTACAAATGAATGTTCTTTTGATATTCCTGTAGATAAAACTTTTGAAGTTTCTGATGTTGAACTTAAAAAAATAAGTCAACTAAAAACGCCAAATAAGGTTTTAGGTTTGTTTCAAATTCCGGAACAAAAACTACTTAAAAACAACGGTTTGGTAATTGCGTTAGATGCAATAAATGATCCTGGAAATCTGGGCACAATAATACGTTTGTGTGATTGGTTTGGGGTTGAACAGTTATTGTGTTCTAAAGATACTGTAGATTGTTATAATGCTAAAGTTGTACAGGCAAGTATGGGTTCTTTAACAAGAATTCAGATTAATTACGTTGATTTAAATTCTTATTTATCAGAAACGAAACTACCAACATTTATTGCCGATATGGATGGCGAAAATGTATATAAAAGTCAGCTTCCAAAAGAAGGTGTTTTAATAATGGGTAATGAGGCTAATGGTGTTTCTAAAGAAATAAAAGAACTCGCTAAAAATGTAGTTTCTATTCCACGCTTTGGCGTAAAACAAGAAACAGAAAGTTTAAACGTTGCAACTGCAACTGCTATTTTATTGAGCGAATTTAGACGTTAA
- a CDS encoding deoxynucleoside kinase, which yields MHVAIAGNIGAGKTTLTKLLAKHYKWTPHFESVDENPYLDDFYAEMERWSFNLQVFFLNSRFRQVLELRQSGKKIIQDRTIYEDAHIFAPNLHAMGLMTNRDFSNYSSLFELMENLVTPPDLLIYLRADISTLVGQIHKRGREYENSISIDYLSRLNERYEAFISKYTKGKLLIIDVDNLDFVENQEDLGYIIDRIDAQINGLF from the coding sequence ATGCACGTAGCAATTGCCGGAAACATTGGAGCTGGAAAAACCACACTTACTAAATTATTAGCCAAACACTATAAATGGACTCCTCATTTTGAGTCGGTTGATGAAAATCCTTACTTAGATGATTTTTATGCAGAAATGGAACGTTGGTCTTTTAACTTACAAGTATTTTTCTTGAATAGTCGTTTTCGTCAAGTGTTAGAATTACGCCAATCTGGGAAGAAAATAATTCAAGACAGAACTATTTATGAAGACGCACATATTTTTGCGCCCAATTTACATGCAATGGGATTAATGACAAATCGTGATTTTAGCAATTATTCTTCACTTTTTGAATTGATGGAAAATTTAGTTACTCCACCAGATTTACTTATTTATTTACGCGCAGATATTTCTACCCTAGTTGGGCAAATTCACAAACGTGGTAGAGAATATGAAAACTCAATAAGTATCGATTACTTAAGTAGATTGAACGAACGTTACGAAGCTTTTATCAGCAAATACACAAAAGGAAAATTATTAATTATTGATGTTGATAATTTAGATTTTGTTGAAAACCAGGAAGATTTAGGATATATTATTGATAGAATTGACGCCCAAATAAACGGTTTATTTTAA
- a CDS encoding response regulator transcription factor has product MNNTIKILLAEDEPSLGQIVKESLETRNFEVFHVENGEEAYKIYKEEQPAILVLDVMMPKKDGFTLAKEIREENSTIPIIFLTAKSQTKDVLEGFSHGGNDYLKKPFSMEELIVRIHSLLNRVEKIKDVEKIKIGNYTFNYKKQTLELDNISNLLTHREAELLYNLWQQKNEVLDRTFILKKLWGNDDFFNARSMDVFISKLRKKLKKDENIQIVNIRGFGYKLMC; this is encoded by the coding sequence ATGAATAATACTATAAAAATATTACTTGCCGAAGACGAACCAAGCTTAGGACAAATTGTAAAAGAAAGTCTAGAAACTAGAAACTTTGAAGTTTTTCATGTAGAAAATGGTGAAGAGGCTTATAAAATATATAAAGAAGAACAACCAGCAATTTTAGTTTTAGATGTAATGATGCCAAAGAAAGATGGTTTTACTTTGGCAAAAGAAATACGAGAAGAAAACAGTACAATTCCTATTATTTTTTTAACAGCAAAATCACAAACAAAAGATGTTTTAGAAGGATTTTCTCACGGTGGAAACGATTACTTAAAGAAACCATTTTCTATGGAAGAATTAATTGTTCGCATTCATTCTTTATTAAACAGAGTTGAAAAAATAAAAGATGTTGAAAAAATAAAAATCGGAAATTATACTTTCAATTACAAGAAACAGACACTAGAACTAGATAACATTTCCAATTTATTAACCCATAGAGAAGCGGAATTATTGTACAATCTTTGGCAACAAAAAAACGAAGTTTTGGACAGAACATTCATCTTAAAAAAGTTATGGGGAAATGACGATTTTTTTAACGCAAGAAGCATGGATGTCTTTATTTCTAAACTTAGAAAAAAACTTAAAAAAGATGAAAACATTCAAATTGTAAACATTCGTGGTTTTGGTTATAAATTGATGTGCTAA